The Geothrix sp. genome window below encodes:
- a CDS encoding HAMP domain-containing sensor histidine kinase, which translates to MRAPLSASWRSHRGVLICLILLLAGNAVLPMINTTHPVARVLDYLVAYALAFVAAGLAWARARREGPTAFGLLGLGAALGGLHYLPTQLHLPQAALAGPAISILGLLALGAGFLCWPQQIRMKRDRARTVLDGVAIALSMFTAAWLAMGSMDWVGRLPQRVMLMYALQISASLGVLALWLLQEIRLMLPEQSQAKGYVRAALIALLCHGSISALLRVTGHYQGYTAHGSEVLHQAANFLLALAALSPSSPAKTEAAKRAPSTLQALIPSAVSLAVLLLAAFQILRPHAEPQRALLGLGVALLSVLMLRHGLLILDLERLSQDLEGRVEERTRKLEAHHHEAMGDLRMRMMAGLAAGLAHDLNNILGIIRLRVDLLEETSTPPQRENLAVLRETTERAATMTRRILASGRAQDIAPTAFDFTDWMESRGALFQALLRPDQTQNLQVARDLHVFADPQSLDQVFQNLVTNARDAMGPTGNLCIRAQAGPGSVLVEVRDDGPGIPPEHLARMFEPFFTTKAKGTGLGLATVRNLVIQNRGSIRIESQVGQGTAFLLELPAPERLLLA; encoded by the coding sequence GTGCGAGCTCCCCTGTCCGCCTCCTGGCGATCTCACCGTGGCGTACTGATCTGCCTGATCCTGCTGCTGGCGGGGAACGCGGTCCTGCCCATGATCAACACCACCCATCCCGTGGCACGGGTCCTGGACTATCTGGTGGCCTACGCCCTCGCCTTCGTGGCGGCAGGGCTCGCCTGGGCCAGGGCGCGGCGCGAAGGCCCGACCGCCTTCGGTCTGCTGGGGCTGGGCGCCGCCCTGGGCGGCCTGCACTACCTGCCGACCCAGCTGCACCTCCCCCAGGCCGCCCTCGCAGGCCCGGCGATCTCCATCCTCGGCCTGCTGGCGCTGGGGGCGGGGTTCCTGTGCTGGCCCCAGCAGATCCGCATGAAGCGGGACCGGGCCCGGACCGTTCTCGACGGAGTGGCCATCGCCTTGTCGATGTTCACCGCCGCCTGGCTGGCCATGGGCTCCATGGATTGGGTCGGCCGGCTGCCCCAGCGGGTGATGCTGATGTACGCCCTGCAGATCAGCGCCTCGCTCGGTGTCCTGGCGCTGTGGCTCCTGCAGGAAATCCGCCTCATGCTGCCCGAGCAGTCCCAGGCCAAGGGCTATGTGCGGGCCGCCCTGATCGCCCTCTTGTGCCACGGTTCGATCTCGGCGCTGCTGCGGGTCACGGGACACTACCAGGGCTACACGGCCCATGGGTCCGAAGTCCTCCACCAGGCCGCCAACTTCCTCTTGGCCTTGGCGGCTCTCAGCCCGTCCTCCCCTGCCAAAACCGAGGCAGCCAAGCGGGCGCCGTCGACCCTGCAGGCACTCATCCCCTCCGCCGTATCGCTGGCGGTGCTGCTCCTGGCGGCCTTCCAGATCCTCCGGCCCCATGCGGAACCCCAACGGGCCCTACTGGGCCTGGGCGTGGCCCTGCTCAGCGTCCTGATGCTGCGGCACGGGCTCCTGATCCTGGACCTCGAGCGGCTTTCGCAGGACCTGGAAGGCCGCGTCGAAGAGCGCACCCGGAAACTCGAGGCCCACCACCACGAAGCCATGGGTGACCTGCGGATGCGCATGATGGCGGGGCTGGCGGCAGGACTCGCCCACGACCTGAACAACATCCTTGGCATCATCAGGCTCCGGGTGGATCTCCTGGAGGAGACCAGCACCCCGCCGCAGCGGGAGAATCTGGCCGTGCTGCGGGAGACCACGGAACGGGCCGCCACCATGACGCGGCGCATCCTCGCCTCCGGACGGGCCCAGGACATCGCGCCCACGGCCTTCGATTTCACCGACTGGATGGAATCCCGCGGGGCCCTGTTCCAGGCCCTCCTGCGACCGGACCAGACGCAGAATCTCCAGGTGGCGCGCGACCTGCATGTGTTCGCCGATCCCCAGTCCCTGGACCAGGTCTTCCAGAATCTGGTGACCAATGCCCGGGATGCCATGGGCCCGACCGGGAACCTCTGCATCCGCGCCCAGGCGGGGCCAGGCTCGGTGCTGGTAGAGGTGCGGGACGACGGCCCGGGCATTCCACCCGAGCACCTGGCTCGGATGTTCGAACCCTTCTTCACCACCAAGGCGAAGGGTACGGGCCTCGGCCTCGCCACCGTCCGCAACCTGGTGATCCAGAACCGCGGCAGCATCCGGATCGAAAGCCAGGTCGGTCAAGGCACCGCCTTCCTCCTCGAGCTGCCCGCCCCGGAACGGCTCCTGCTAGCCTGA
- a CDS encoding serine/threonine-protein kinase, protein MADPRTIGRYQILRPIGQGGMGTVYLAEDPLLKRRVAIKVVRVTGAARHQAMLRFRREAEISAQLNHPNLVTVFDVGVEEDLGPFLTMEYVEGKSLGRHIKDKDLDLETSVRVLIQAMRALRAAHRRAIVHRDVKPDNILLSEEGRAKLMDFGIARSMGHMSMDPEGPMEDTLLLGVGTEALAQTLALRLTASGDFLGSPAYAPPEVLKGSEGTPASDRYSFAATAFELLTGQLPHPGEGLTAIIIHILQEPVAIPPDMSSRMAGVFQRALSVDPEDRYTSLPEFMEELIDTLPGPVSLRARLFALLGHEEDSTSSVSTARFRIAELGMGDTGAHPIEASPRGTQPVKITLAEDPVETYLSSRRSRIEPQPDEVDWLGVLKWAALVFLLLQVFWWLAPALSRLQFKP, encoded by the coding sequence ATGGCGGATCCACGAACCATCGGGCGGTACCAGATTCTGCGACCCATCGGCCAGGGTGGCATGGGGACCGTCTACCTGGCCGAGGATCCCCTGCTGAAGCGCCGGGTGGCCATCAAGGTGGTCCGCGTCACCGGGGCGGCCCGGCACCAGGCCATGCTGCGCTTCCGGCGCGAAGCCGAGATCAGCGCCCAGCTGAACCACCCGAACCTGGTGACCGTGTTCGATGTGGGGGTCGAGGAGGACCTGGGACCCTTCTTGACCATGGAGTATGTGGAGGGGAAGAGCCTCGGCCGGCACATCAAGGACAAGGACCTGGACCTGGAAACCAGCGTGAGGGTGCTCATCCAGGCCATGCGCGCCCTGCGGGCCGCCCACCGCCGGGCCATCGTCCACCGCGATGTGAAACCCGACAACATCCTGCTCAGCGAGGAGGGGCGCGCCAAGCTCATGGACTTCGGCATCGCCCGCAGCATGGGCCACATGAGCATGGATCCCGAGGGCCCGATGGAGGACACCCTCCTGCTGGGCGTGGGCACCGAGGCCCTGGCCCAGACGCTGGCCCTGCGCCTCACCGCCAGCGGGGACTTCCTGGGATCCCCGGCCTATGCGCCCCCCGAAGTCCTCAAGGGGAGCGAAGGCACCCCGGCTTCGGACCGCTACAGCTTCGCCGCCACAGCCTTCGAACTGCTCACGGGCCAGCTGCCCCATCCCGGCGAAGGCTTGACCGCCATCATCATCCACATCCTCCAGGAGCCCGTGGCCATTCCGCCGGACATGTCCTCCCGCATGGCCGGTGTGTTCCAGCGCGCCCTGTCCGTGGATCCCGAGGATCGCTATACCTCGCTGCCCGAGTTCATGGAAGAGCTGATCGACACGCTGCCCGGCCCCGTCAGCCTGCGGGCGCGGCTCTTCGCCTTGCTGGGCCACGAGGAGGACAGCACCAGCAGCGTCTCCACGGCCCGGTTCCGCATCGCCGAGCTGGGCATGGGGGACACCGGCGCGCACCCCATCGAGGCCTCCCCCCGGGGTACTCAGCCCGTGAAGATCACCCTGGCGGAAGATCCCGTGGAGACCTACCTCTCCAGCCGGCGATCGCGGATCGAGCCCCAACCCGACGAGGTGGATTGGCTCGGGGTCCTGAAATGGGCCGCCCTGGTCTTCCTGCTGCTCCAGGTCTTCTGGTGGCTGGCGCCGGCCTTGTCGAGGCTACAGTTCAAGCCCTGA
- the rsgA gene encoding ribosome small subunit-dependent GTPase A: MNRKFRLGQSREAQDMDHREVYSHERGGESKRRQRQAERLETGIEAHDADALLRLPDPGPWMHLPEATLIQRHSQWVDLELGDRTVMRATLGGKLKGVRLVCGDRVRYSTIPVEPDDPRLPAPTLPRGEGGSPAAQVVAVMPRKTLLRRGGIDDREPWQLICANAEELWICAAVVDPPLRPGLLERAQLLALDAGLTFRVLVTKRDRASKKDTLPELDPLREQGVAIHETSALKGEGIEPLRDLLQHKVVVLLGHSGVGKSTLVNALHPEMALKTGGLTKFGTGKQTTTSTRWLPLQSGGTLVDTPGVRTLSVRGLDRTLLAQVFTEFPPEVLEDPLAFEAGDDATLEALGLDYPERLQSLQRLWQEMDDRNPNQNVWR; this comes from the coding sequence ATGAACCGCAAGTTCCGCCTCGGCCAGAGCCGTGAGGCTCAGGACATGGACCACCGGGAGGTCTACTCCCATGAGCGGGGGGGCGAGAGCAAGCGCCGTCAGCGCCAGGCCGAGCGGCTGGAAACCGGCATCGAGGCCCATGATGCCGATGCCCTGCTGCGGCTTCCGGACCCCGGCCCCTGGATGCACCTGCCCGAAGCCACCCTGATCCAGCGCCACAGCCAATGGGTCGATCTGGAGCTGGGGGACCGCACCGTGATGCGCGCCACTCTGGGCGGCAAGCTCAAGGGCGTGCGCCTCGTCTGCGGCGACCGGGTGCGCTATTCAACCATTCCAGTGGAACCGGACGACCCTCGGCTTCCCGCGCCCACCCTCCCCCGGGGCGAGGGGGGATCTCCCGCCGCCCAGGTGGTGGCGGTGATGCCCCGGAAAACGCTGCTCCGGCGCGGCGGGATCGATGACCGCGAACCCTGGCAGCTCATCTGCGCCAACGCCGAGGAGCTCTGGATCTGCGCGGCCGTGGTGGATCCTCCGCTGCGGCCGGGTCTCCTGGAGCGGGCTCAGCTGCTCGCCCTCGACGCCGGACTCACCTTCCGCGTGCTCGTCACCAAGCGGGACCGGGCCTCGAAAAAAGACACTCTGCCGGAGCTGGACCCCCTGCGCGAACAGGGTGTGGCCATCCACGAGACCTCGGCCCTCAAAGGCGAGGGGATCGAGCCATTGCGGGACCTCCTCCAACACAAGGTCGTGGTGCTGCTGGGCCACAGCGGGGTGGGCAAGAGCACCCTGGTGAACGCCCTCCACCCTGAGATGGCGCTGAAAACCGGCGGGCTCACCAAGTTCGGCACGGGCAAACAGACCACCACCTCCACCCGCTGGCTCCCGCTGCAGTCGGGGGGGACGCTGGTGGACACCCCCGGGGTGCGCACCCTCAGCGTCCGGGGCCTCGACCGGACCCTCCTGGCCCAGGTCTTCACCGAATTCCCGCCCGAGGTGCTGGAGGATCCCCTGGCCTTCGAGGCCGGTGACGATGCCACCCTCGAGGCCCTGGGTCTGGATTATCCCGAGCGTCTCCAGAGCCTCCAACGGCTTTGGCAGGAGATGGACGACCGGAACCCCAACCAGAATGTCTGGCGGTAG
- a CDS encoding thiol-disulfide oxidoreductase DCC family protein, with the protein MPAPLLLAYDPACTLCCRMALWLARRDQRGTLLVVSLRDPELRTLGPELAGRPLEREIHGLDLGTRQVWAGADLLRPIAQRLPGWRWIAPVFALPGLPRLLNRIYLRWAAWRFRRTGRPPFA; encoded by the coding sequence ATGCCCGCCCCCCTGCTCCTCGCCTACGATCCCGCCTGCACCCTCTGCTGCCGCATGGCCCTGTGGCTGGCCCGGCGGGACCAGCGGGGAACCCTGCTGGTGGTTTCGCTGAGGGACCCCGAGCTGCGGACCCTGGGACCCGAACTGGCCGGGCGCCCCCTGGAACGGGAGATTCACGGCCTCGACCTGGGCACGCGGCAGGTCTGGGCCGGGGCCGACCTGCTCCGCCCCATCGCCCAGCGCCTGCCAGGCTGGCGCTGGATCGCCCCGGTGTTCGCCCTCCCCGGCCTGCCCCGGCTGCTGAACCGGATCTACCTGCGCTGGGCCGCCTGGCGCTTCCGCCGAACGGGAAGACCGCCCTTCGCGTAG
- a CDS encoding CPBP family intramembrane glutamic endopeptidase, whose amino-acid sequence MTFDRTPWDPDRRWADPLIALLALLAVLAVGFTLRARAGALRRPAERASLQGRMLEAVLAGPHLVTGAKIAPKAWTQAEHQLKEPWDRALLAVLMAELGEADQLDQARRLADAPTGEAAKPFHRAFAAAYGNGPLPDRASREGIRHRLGSGHAAALLEARLLDREAPGTGAALRAEARGALLVRLGALGALGLVVFLLGAGGLAMGLYLWALRKQPPKRPLPAWGLSDRAAILVLLVWFLAFFVAGNLAALLLLPWPSLRWAAVPLGTLLHAGVGVRLLCAAEGLSFRELWQRVAPGPVLKNLAWAAAFLALAVAMVLAVTLLSASILKPDQNPQRDLQELLRGLSGWGPTLAMFAVVAGLAPLFEELLFRGFLLPVLARRGRVGLALLVSALVFGAIHLQPAGLPTLATLGLVLGLALRHTGSLWPPILVHACWNGGIFLLMRALA is encoded by the coding sequence ATGACCTTCGACCGCACCCCCTGGGATCCCGACCGCCGCTGGGCCGATCCCCTGATCGCCCTCCTGGCCCTCCTCGCCGTGCTGGCGGTGGGATTCACGCTGCGGGCGCGGGCGGGCGCCCTGCGCCGGCCCGCGGAACGGGCCAGCCTCCAGGGCCGGATGCTGGAGGCGGTTCTGGCGGGCCCCCACCTGGTGACCGGCGCCAAGATCGCCCCCAAGGCCTGGACCCAAGCCGAGCACCAGCTCAAGGAGCCCTGGGACCGGGCTCTGCTCGCGGTGCTCATGGCCGAGCTGGGCGAGGCGGACCAGTTGGACCAGGCCCGCCGGCTGGCCGACGCCCCCACCGGCGAAGCGGCCAAACCCTTTCATCGGGCCTTTGCCGCCGCCTACGGGAACGGTCCCCTGCCGGACCGGGCCAGCCGCGAGGGGATCCGGCACCGCCTGGGAAGCGGCCATGCGGCCGCACTGCTGGAAGCGAGGCTGCTGGATCGGGAAGCACCCGGCACGGGCGCCGCCCTGCGGGCCGAGGCCCGCGGCGCCCTGCTGGTCCGGTTGGGGGCGTTGGGAGCCCTGGGGCTGGTGGTCTTTCTCCTCGGGGCCGGGGGGCTGGCCATGGGGCTCTACCTGTGGGCCCTGCGCAAACAGCCGCCGAAGCGGCCCCTGCCCGCCTGGGGGCTCTCCGACCGCGCCGCGATCCTGGTCCTGCTGGTCTGGTTCCTGGCCTTCTTCGTGGCAGGCAACCTAGCGGCCCTCCTGCTCCTGCCCTGGCCCAGCCTGCGCTGGGCGGCCGTGCCCCTGGGAACCCTCCTCCACGCCGGGGTCGGTGTGCGCCTCCTCTGCGCGGCCGAGGGCCTCTCCTTCCGCGAGCTGTGGCAGCGCGTGGCGCCGGGCCCCGTCCTGAAGAACCTGGCCTGGGCCGCGGCCTTCCTGGCCCTGGCCGTGGCCATGGTGCTGGCGGTGACGCTTCTCTCGGCCTCGATCCTGAAGCCGGACCAGAACCCTCAGCGGGACCTTCAGGAGCTGCTGCGGGGGCTTTCGGGCTGGGGCCCCACCCTGGCCATGTTCGCGGTGGTGGCCGGGCTGGCGCCCCTCTTCGAGGAGCTTCTCTTCCGGGGCTTCCTCCTGCCCGTGCTGGCCCGCCGGGGACGCGTCGGCCTGGCCCTGCTGGTCTCCGCCCTGGTGTTCGGGGCCATCCACCTCCAGCCCGCCGGCCTACCCACCCTCGCCACCCTGGGTCTCGTGCTGGGCCTCGCCCTGCGCCATACGGGCAGCCTCTGGCCGCCCATCCTCGTCCACGCCTGCTGGAACGGGGGAATCTTCCTGCTGATGCGTGCCCTGGCCTAG
- a CDS encoding lysophospholipid acyltransferase family protein, with translation MQDRMQSESRALGLVYGAVFGSLFPLFHFAARSFARREAGHATADQIANAFMELRPKYLEAILGNTAQVLGLRATHPAVERTAREMVRQHARAWVDFFFYGQRPVEEALAQFASIEGADRLDTAMAEGRGVILLTAHAGNYELGGVLLRARNLKVHAVYKPDRFEAVERLRESLRAQGGVVGIPVDGVGFSTLPLVKLLREGALVGMQGDRDFSLNGVPMPFFGRTVPFPRGPWELAAMTGAPIITSFFFTDEARRFHARFGEPIHIRGGRGERMMEIETGMRTYVAGLEALIRQHPSQWYCFYPFWDDPAREKSRT, from the coding sequence ATGCAAGACCGCATGCAGAGCGAATCCAGGGCCCTCGGGCTCGTCTACGGGGCCGTCTTCGGCTCCCTGTTTCCCCTGTTCCACTTCGCGGCGCGATCCTTCGCCCGGCGCGAAGCCGGCCATGCGACCGCTGACCAGATCGCCAACGCCTTCATGGAGCTGCGCCCCAAATACCTGGAGGCGATTCTCGGCAACACCGCGCAAGTATTGGGCTTGCGGGCCACGCATCCGGCGGTGGAACGCACCGCACGGGAGATGGTCCGCCAGCACGCGCGGGCCTGGGTGGACTTCTTCTTCTACGGGCAGAGGCCCGTGGAAGAAGCCCTGGCCCAGTTCGCCAGCATCGAGGGCGCGGACCGACTCGATACGGCCATGGCGGAAGGCCGAGGGGTCATCCTGCTTACGGCCCACGCGGGCAACTACGAACTGGGCGGGGTGCTTCTGCGGGCCCGGAATCTGAAGGTGCACGCGGTCTACAAGCCCGATCGCTTCGAGGCCGTGGAGCGCCTGCGGGAGAGCCTGCGCGCCCAGGGCGGCGTGGTGGGCATCCCCGTGGATGGCGTGGGCTTCTCCACCCTGCCCCTGGTGAAGCTCCTGCGGGAGGGGGCCCTGGTGGGCATGCAGGGGGACCGCGACTTCAGCCTGAACGGTGTGCCCATGCCCTTCTTCGGCCGGACGGTGCCTTTCCCCCGGGGGCCCTGGGAACTGGCCGCCATGACGGGCGCGCCCATCATCACCAGCTTCTTCTTCACCGACGAAGCCCGGCGCTTCCATGCCCGCTTCGGGGAACCCATCCACATCCGGGGCGGTCGCGGCGAGCGCATGATGGAAATCGAAACGGGGATGCGGACTTATGTGGCCGGGCTGGAGGCCTTGATCCGCCAGCACCCGAGCCAGTGGTACTGCTTCTACCCCTTCTGGGATGATCCGGCCCGGGAAAAATCCCGGACCTGA
- a CDS encoding 2Fe-2S iron-sulfur cluster-binding protein translates to MPTIKINDVELSVNPGTLVLDACRKVGIDIPHYCYHPALTPVATCRMCLVEIKGQPKLATSCTTTVPPAPKDNPDAVVMEVLTNSPAVADARAGVMEFLLINHPLDCPICDQAGECKLQDYSYHYGSGDSRMAEVKRRYRYEDLGAKIVIDKNRCIHCTRCVRFTREISGGGELIVAQRGAHLEVTTYTGKSMDQNPYAGNVVDLCPVGALTSRDFRFRKRVWYLKSAPSISRHSALGNPIWIDHEGNQIHRFRPRPLEGKDTTHFISDEERYAYAHYNRTGQAPSPLLKGAPASLDAIRESLQAAGPVAVIGQGTFGCDAAQRLGELATSADLRYGSGDKTISVVLPKYQTSADGILNRRGFTERGFRFGALEDLLAKVQRGEVKAVVLLHDAAFTSTKEADLLGQILKAAAFSLALEVEASDLGRAATAWLPITNYAEESDFIVNHDGELRRYQKALQAPKGVRTVPAWIKDLAAVPAAV, encoded by the coding sequence ATGCCGACGATCAAGATCAACGATGTCGAACTGAGCGTGAACCCCGGCACCCTGGTGCTGGATGCCTGCCGAAAGGTGGGCATCGACATCCCGCACTATTGCTACCACCCGGCCCTTACCCCCGTGGCCACCTGCCGCATGTGCCTCGTCGAGATCAAGGGCCAGCCCAAGCTCGCCACGAGCTGCACCACCACGGTGCCCCCCGCGCCCAAGGACAATCCCGACGCCGTGGTGATGGAGGTGCTCACCAACTCGCCCGCCGTGGCCGATGCCCGGGCCGGCGTGATGGAGTTCCTGCTCATCAACCACCCGCTCGACTGCCCCATCTGCGATCAGGCCGGCGAGTGCAAGCTCCAGGACTACTCGTACCACTACGGCAGCGGCGATTCCCGCATGGCCGAAGTGAAGCGGCGCTACCGCTACGAGGATCTGGGCGCCAAGATCGTCATCGACAAGAACCGCTGCATCCACTGCACCCGCTGCGTGCGCTTCACCCGCGAGATCAGCGGCGGCGGCGAGCTCATCGTGGCCCAGCGCGGCGCGCACCTTGAAGTCACCACCTACACCGGCAAATCCATGGACCAGAACCCCTACGCCGGCAATGTGGTGGACCTGTGCCCCGTGGGCGCCCTCACCAGCCGCGACTTCCGCTTCCGAAAGCGGGTCTGGTACCTCAAGAGCGCGCCATCCATCAGCCGTCACTCGGCCTTGGGCAACCCCATCTGGATCGACCACGAGGGCAACCAGATCCACCGCTTCCGGCCCCGGCCCCTGGAGGGGAAGGACACCACCCACTTCATCAGCGATGAAGAGCGCTACGCCTACGCCCACTACAACCGCACGGGCCAGGCCCCATCGCCCCTGCTGAAGGGCGCGCCCGCCAGCCTCGACGCCATCCGCGAGAGCCTCCAGGCCGCCGGTCCCGTGGCCGTCATCGGCCAGGGCACCTTCGGCTGCGACGCGGCCCAGCGCCTGGGCGAACTGGCCACCTCCGCCGACCTCCGGTACGGCAGCGGCGACAAGACCATTTCCGTGGTGCTGCCCAAGTACCAGACCAGCGCCGACGGCATCCTGAACCGCCGGGGCTTCACCGAGCGGGGATTCCGCTTCGGCGCCCTTGAGGACCTCCTGGCCAAAGTGCAGAGGGGCGAGGTCAAGGCCGTGGTGTTGTTGCACGACGCCGCCTTCACCAGCACCAAGGAAGCCGACCTGCTGGGCCAGATCCTCAAGGCCGCGGCCTTCAGCCTGGCGCTGGAGGTGGAGGCCTCCGACCTGGGCCGCGCGGCCACGGCCTGGCTGCCCATCACCAACTACGCCGAGGAGAGCGACTTCATCGTCAACCACGATGGGGAACTGCGTCGCTACCAGAAGGCCCTGCAGGCCCCCAAGGGCGTCCGCACCGTGCCCGCCTGGATCAAGGACCTGGCCGCCGTTCCCGCGGCCGTCTAA
- the efp gene encoding elongation factor P, with protein sequence MAALLEAIAIKRKMFFELEDTPFHCLDVEISTPTARGGQTLVRIKMRNLLTRAVFDKTFKAGDKFKEPDLALAPASYLYSDGDGSHFMDQETYETHTLGPDLLGDALDYLTEGLIVQIQKFNGNPIGLQMPTQVELAVTYTEPGARGDTASGNVTKPAKLETGIEIKVPLFIKEGEKVKVSTETGEFAGRA encoded by the coding sequence ATGGCCGCCCTTCTCGAAGCCATTGCCATCAAGCGGAAGATGTTCTTTGAACTCGAGGACACGCCCTTCCACTGCCTCGATGTGGAAATCTCCACCCCCACGGCCCGGGGCGGCCAGACCCTCGTTCGCATCAAAATGCGGAACCTGCTCACCCGCGCCGTCTTCGACAAGACCTTCAAGGCCGGGGACAAGTTCAAGGAACCCGACCTCGCCCTGGCCCCCGCCAGCTACCTCTACAGCGACGGCGACGGCTCCCACTTCATGGACCAGGAGACCTACGAGACCCACACCCTGGGTCCCGACCTCCTGGGGGATGCCCTCGACTACCTCACCGAGGGCCTCATCGTGCAGATCCAGAAGTTCAACGGGAACCCCATCGGCCTCCAGATGCCCACCCAGGTGGAGCTGGCCGTCACCTACACGGAACCCGGCGCCCGCGGCGACACGGCCAGCGGCAATGTCACCAAGCCCGCCAAGCTGGAGACCGGCATCGAGATCAAGGTGCCCCTCTTCATCAAGGAGGGCGAGAAGGTGAAGGTGAGTACCGAGACCGGCGAGTTTGCAGGCAGGGCATGA
- the purH gene encoding bifunctional phosphoribosylaminoimidazolecarboxamide formyltransferase/IMP cyclohydrolase: protein MPTALISVYDKVGLIPLAEGLLAQGWRLLATGGTLRTLQEAKLEALEVAAYTGAPECFDGRVKTLHPRIHGGLLYRRDLADHVADAKSQDIDPIDLVVINLYPFEATIAREGVTPAEAIEQIDIGGPSMIRSASKNHASVTVLTDPAQYGPFLDKLKAGTWNLEDRRRCALEAFRRTAAYDTAISGWMERELTQDQSTDLPHHLGLNLVQKQGLRYGENPHQPAAFYVEPGRKAEGMAACQQHQGKELSFNNLLDADACARLVWQFPAPACVIVKHNNPCGVGQGPHALEAFMRAQAGDPVSAFGGIVAFNRPVGIEVAHVMAQNFWEVILAPSFTGEALEVFAAKKQLRILQTPDRWPQSAEGLDTRSIGGGYLVQRADQAFVPFEDWEVKSSGRGAKPRAEDLMLAQRVAKAVKSNAIVLVKDGATVGIGAGQMSRVDSVEIACRKAGDRTRGAVLGSDAFFPFADGLEVAASHGVTAFVEPGGSLRDSEVIAAAQKLGVWLFFTGMRHFRH from the coding sequence ATGCCGACGGCATTGATCTCGGTGTACGACAAGGTGGGGCTCATCCCCCTCGCGGAGGGCCTGCTGGCCCAGGGCTGGCGCCTCCTGGCCACCGGGGGGACCCTGCGCACCCTGCAGGAGGCGAAGCTCGAGGCCCTCGAAGTGGCGGCCTACACGGGCGCCCCGGAGTGCTTCGACGGCCGCGTGAAGACCCTCCACCCCCGCATCCACGGGGGCCTGCTCTACCGCCGGGACCTGGCCGACCATGTGGCCGACGCCAAGTCCCAGGACATCGACCCCATCGACCTGGTGGTGATCAACCTCTATCCCTTCGAGGCCACCATCGCCCGGGAGGGCGTCACCCCCGCCGAGGCCATCGAGCAGATCGACATCGGCGGCCCCAGCATGATCCGCAGCGCCTCGAAGAACCATGCCTCGGTCACGGTGCTGACCGATCCGGCCCAGTACGGTCCCTTTCTCGACAAGCTCAAGGCGGGTACCTGGAACCTCGAGGACCGGCGTCGCTGCGCCCTGGAGGCCTTCCGCCGCACGGCGGCCTACGACACGGCCATCTCGGGATGGATGGAGCGGGAGTTGACCCAGGACCAGTCCACGGACCTCCCCCACCACCTCGGCCTGAACCTGGTCCAGAAGCAGGGCCTGCGCTACGGCGAGAACCCCCACCAGCCCGCGGCCTTCTATGTGGAGCCCGGCCGCAAGGCCGAGGGCATGGCCGCCTGCCAGCAGCACCAGGGGAAGGAGCTGAGCTTCAACAACCTGCTGGATGCCGATGCCTGCGCCCGCCTGGTCTGGCAGTTCCCCGCGCCCGCCTGCGTCATCGTCAAGCACAACAACCCCTGTGGCGTGGGCCAGGGCCCGCACGCGCTGGAGGCCTTCATGCGTGCCCAGGCCGGCGACCCCGTCAGCGCCTTCGGCGGCATCGTGGCCTTCAACCGGCCCGTGGGCATCGAGGTGGCCCATGTCATGGCCCAGAACTTCTGGGAAGTCATCCTGGCCCCCTCCTTCACCGGGGAGGCCCTGGAGGTCTTCGCGGCCAAGAAGCAGCTGCGCATCCTCCAGACGCCGGACCGCTGGCCCCAGAGCGCCGAGGGACTGGACACCCGCTCCATCGGCGGCGGCTACCTGGTGCAGCGGGCCGACCAGGCCTTCGTGCCCTTCGAGGATTGGGAAGTGAAATCCAGCGGCCGCGGCGCCAAACCCCGGGCCGAGGACCTGATGCTGGCCCAGCGGGTGGCCAAGGCCGTGAAGTCCAACGCCATCGTGCTGGTGAAGGACGGCGCCACCGTGGGCATCGGCGCGGGCCAGATGAGCCGCGTGGATTCCGTGGAGATCGCCTGCCGCAAGGCCGGCGACCGCACCCGCGGCGCCGTGCTGGGCAGCGATGCCTTCTTCCCCTTCGCGGATGGCCTTGAAGTCGCCGCCAGCCATGGCGTCACCGCCTTCGTGGAACCCGGCGGCAGCCTCCGTGACAGCGAGGTCATCGCCGCCGCCCAGAAGCTCGGCGTCTGGCTCTTCTTCACCGGGATGAGACACTTCCGACATTAG